In Streptomyces thermolilacinus SPC6, a single genomic region encodes these proteins:
- a CDS encoding phytoene desaturase family protein produces the protein MPDAVVIGAGPNGLVAANLLADQGWTVEVLEAQDEPGGAVRSDRGVHPHYVSDLFSSFYPLTAASPVIRSLRLHEWGLRWSHAPAVVAHPLRDGRCAVLERDPGRTAEGLETFAPGDGAAWQGLYDLWERVGPDTLRALFTPFPPVRPGLRLAARLGAADGLRLARMGLLPARRLGEETFAGDGGRLLLAGSALHADLSPETALGGGFGWLMCMLGQSVGFPVPVGGAGALTDALARRLTDRGGTIRCGRRVTEVTVRDGRAHGVRTADGQTAAARRAVLADVPAPALYGGLVAWEHLPARLRDDMRRFQWDFGTVKVDWALDRPIPWASDGPARAGTVHLADGVDELTRFAAQIARGLVPDRPFLLLGQMTTADPTRSPDGTESAWAYTHVPRTVVGDAGPDRLTGAWTTGEQQRMADRVEAVVEAYAPGFRSAIHARRVLAPPTMEALDANLRGGAVNGGTSALHQQLVFRPVPGTGRPETPVRGLYLASASAHPGGGVHGAPGANAARAALRSSGASASALLAAGARLTRPARRR, from the coding sequence ATGCCCGACGCCGTCGTCATAGGGGCCGGACCCAACGGGCTGGTCGCCGCCAACCTCCTCGCCGACCAGGGCTGGACCGTCGAGGTCCTGGAGGCCCAGGACGAGCCCGGCGGCGCCGTGCGCAGCGACCGGGGCGTGCACCCGCACTACGTCAGCGACCTGTTCAGCTCGTTCTACCCGCTCACCGCCGCCTCCCCGGTCATCCGCTCCCTGCGCCTCCACGAATGGGGCCTGCGCTGGAGCCACGCCCCGGCCGTCGTCGCCCACCCGCTGCGCGACGGCCGCTGCGCCGTACTCGAACGCGACCCCGGACGCACCGCCGAGGGGCTGGAGACCTTCGCCCCCGGCGACGGCGCCGCCTGGCAGGGCCTGTACGACCTGTGGGAGCGGGTCGGCCCGGATACGCTGCGCGCCCTGTTCACGCCGTTCCCGCCCGTACGGCCCGGCCTGCGGCTCGCCGCCCGGCTGGGCGCCGCCGACGGACTGCGCCTCGCCCGCATGGGCCTGCTCCCGGCCCGCCGGCTGGGCGAGGAGACCTTCGCCGGGGACGGCGGGCGGCTGCTGCTCGCCGGGAGTGCCCTGCACGCCGACCTGTCGCCCGAGACGGCGCTCGGCGGCGGCTTCGGCTGGCTGATGTGCATGCTCGGGCAGAGCGTCGGCTTCCCCGTGCCCGTCGGCGGCGCGGGCGCCCTCACCGACGCGCTGGCCCGCCGCCTCACCGACAGGGGCGGCACGATCCGCTGCGGTCGGCGCGTCACCGAGGTGACGGTGCGCGACGGCCGGGCGCACGGGGTCCGTACCGCCGACGGGCAGACCGCCGCCGCCCGGCGGGCCGTGCTGGCCGATGTCCCGGCACCCGCCCTGTACGGCGGGCTCGTCGCCTGGGAGCACCTGCCCGCGCGGCTCCGCGACGACATGCGCCGGTTCCAGTGGGACTTCGGCACCGTGAAGGTCGACTGGGCACTCGACCGGCCCATCCCCTGGGCGTCCGACGGCCCCGCCCGCGCCGGGACGGTGCACCTCGCCGACGGCGTGGACGAGCTGACCCGCTTCGCCGCGCAGATCGCCCGGGGGCTCGTGCCCGACCGGCCGTTCCTGCTGCTGGGCCAGATGACGACCGCCGACCCGACCCGCTCACCCGACGGCACCGAGTCGGCGTGGGCGTACACCCATGTGCCCCGCACGGTCGTGGGCGACGCGGGCCCGGACCGGCTCACCGGCGCGTGGACGACGGGCGAGCAGCAGCGCATGGCGGACCGCGTGGAGGCCGTCGTGGAGGCGTACGCGCCCGGCTTCCGCTCCGCGATACACGCCCGCCGCGTCCTGGCCCCGCCCACGATGGAGGCCCTGGACGCCAACCTCCGGGGCGGCGCCGTCAACGGCGGCACGTCCGCGCTGCACCAGCAGCTGGTCTTCCGCCCCGTACCGGGCACGGGCCGCCCCGAGACGCCGGTACGGGGCCTGTACCTGGCGTCCGCCTCGGCGCACCCGGGCGGCGGCGTCCACGGCGCGCCCGGCGCCAACGCGGCCCGCGCGGCCCTGCGCAGCAGCGGCGCGTCGGCCTCGGCGCTCCTGGCGGCGGGAGCGCGGCTCACCCGGCCCGCCCGCCGCCGCTAG
- a CDS encoding SRPBCC family protein — MAVRQHLVLSPPSAVWEVLSDPDKYAEWVVGTEETSPLFGTWPEVGAALRYTVALGPVRFEGTTVVRRLEPPNRLELEVRSGPAGTARVAIEVMAWGEDTLVIVDEHPLRGPGARFHNALLESAIQLRHRRMLRRLAEVVENTRTTAV; from the coding sequence ATGGCCGTACGCCAACACCTCGTCCTGAGCCCGCCATCGGCGGTGTGGGAGGTGCTCAGCGACCCCGACAAGTACGCCGAATGGGTCGTCGGCACCGAGGAGACCAGCCCCCTGTTCGGGACGTGGCCCGAGGTCGGTGCCGCCCTGCGGTACACCGTCGCCCTCGGTCCCGTCCGGTTCGAGGGCACGACCGTCGTCCGCCGCCTCGAACCGCCGAACCGGCTCGAACTGGAGGTCAGGAGCGGCCCCGCGGGCACCGCCCGCGTCGCCATCGAGGTCATGGCCTGGGGCGAGGACACCCTCGTCATCGTGGACGAACACCCCCTGCGCGGGCCCGGCGCACGGTTCCACAACGCCCTCCTCGAATCGGCCATCCAGCTCCGCCACCGCCGCATGCTGCGCCGCCTCGCAGAGGTCGTCGAGAACACCCGCACGACGGCCGTCTGA
- a CDS encoding class I SAM-dependent methyltransferase: MGDEPGTDGWLEDTRVSYDTVAADYAEQVRHLLDETPEERAALAHFAGLVRAGGGGPVADVGCGPGRVTAHLRGLGVDAFGIDLSPGMIDVARRGHPGVRFEVGTMTDLALADGSLAGLVAWYSLIHVPDDDIGVVLAHFRRALRPGGPLLLGFHAGDGSRLRTEGYGGHPMKVHMHRRRPGRMGAWLDSAGFAVEAHRTLTSAESALGAILLARRVR, encoded by the coding sequence GTGGGCGACGAACCGGGCACCGACGGCTGGCTGGAGGACACCCGCGTCTCCTACGACACCGTCGCCGCCGACTACGCGGAACAGGTGCGCCACCTCCTGGACGAGACACCCGAGGAGCGCGCCGCCCTGGCGCACTTCGCCGGCCTGGTGCGCGCGGGCGGCGGCGGTCCGGTCGCGGACGTGGGATGCGGACCCGGCAGGGTCACGGCCCACCTCCGGGGCCTGGGCGTGGACGCGTTCGGCATCGACCTGTCGCCCGGGATGATCGACGTGGCCCGGCGCGGCCACCCCGGCGTGCGGTTCGAGGTCGGCACGATGACGGACCTTGCCCTGGCCGACGGCTCCCTCGCGGGCCTGGTCGCCTGGTACTCGCTGATCCACGTCCCGGACGACGACATCGGCGTGGTCCTCGCGCACTTCCGGCGGGCCCTGAGGCCCGGTGGCCCGCTGCTGCTCGGCTTCCACGCCGGTGACGGGTCGCGGCTGAGGACGGAGGGCTACGGCGGCCACCCGATGAAGGTCCACATGCACCGTCGGCGGCCCGGCCGGATGGGCGCCTGGCTCGACAGCGCCGGGTTCGCCGTCGAGGCACACCGGACCCTCACGTCGGCCGAGAGCGCCCTCGGGGCCATCCTCCTGGCGCGCCGCGTCCGCTGA
- a CDS encoding aminotransferase class III-fold pyridoxal phosphate-dependent enzyme: protein MTALHAKTAPLADADLLVKRDQSRLIHPHLPGDTTDRIVMVEGSGCRLRDAHGREYLDATGGLMLAHVGHGRRELIEAAAGQMAKLEYYSSFHEFSNEPSIRLADRLIGLAPPPMERVYFTSGGAEAVDAALRMARLYHHRRGERDRTWVLARSLGYHGVSYGGAAATGMPMFHQGFGPMLPHVRHLTPPMPFHPEMYGGEDPTEFCLRELRETIEDIGAENIAVMIGEPILGVAGVVEPPGDYWPRVRELLASHGILLILDEVITAYGRTGHWFAAERLGVTPDFIVTAKGLTSGYFPMGALLVAGQVVDVVTRDEGFVGGYTYSGHATGCAVALENLAILERENLLAAATRVGDRLGERLRRLEELPVVGQVRQTGLMIGVELAQDPATGEPLPADRVPPLVRERAGVIVRNNPNTVLISPPLVMSDDEADRVADAVTEVLTEFATRRRSGPSAAPARELPVLDQPWDRPPSMPDLLAAAMEWHFDPRTGSRFWLERAKRLDFDPRVDVRTEADLALFPNVVDELRDARVEDLVPRGYGDGPIPLEVYESGGTTGAPKRIAWLPDLHDQLITWHCGVLDDRGVPRGANWLTIGPSGPHMFGPMGRSLAHRRGGLPFTVDLDPRWVKKCVAEGRPEEAKRYLAHVLDQVETILRTQDIGVVFTTPPLLEALGGDEELAALVNRKVHTLIWGGASMDVDTRSLLREEVFPAARLLGFYGSTMVGAGMYERAGLAADEPSTFDPPYPFVSMRVVDPGTGGTVPYGERGQVVMSHVSRSMLLPNNLERDTAIRIRPAEGFGGDAVAGIKPVSAFGGTTVVEGVY from the coding sequence ATGACCGCACTCCACGCGAAGACGGCGCCGCTCGCGGACGCGGACCTCCTGGTGAAGAGGGACCAGTCCCGGTTGATCCACCCGCACCTGCCCGGCGACACCACTGATCGCATCGTCATGGTGGAGGGCTCCGGCTGCCGGTTACGCGACGCGCACGGCCGCGAGTACCTGGACGCCACCGGCGGGCTGATGCTCGCGCACGTCGGGCACGGACGGCGTGAACTGATCGAGGCCGCGGCCGGGCAGATGGCGAAGCTGGAGTACTACTCCAGCTTCCACGAGTTCAGCAACGAACCGTCGATCAGGCTGGCGGACAGGCTGATAGGGCTGGCGCCGCCCCCGATGGAGCGGGTGTACTTCACGAGCGGCGGCGCGGAGGCGGTCGATGCCGCCCTGCGCATGGCCCGGCTCTACCACCACCGCCGCGGTGAGCGGGACCGGACCTGGGTCCTCGCCCGCAGCCTCGGCTACCACGGCGTCTCCTACGGCGGCGCCGCCGCGACCGGCATGCCCATGTTCCACCAGGGCTTCGGCCCCATGCTGCCCCATGTCCGGCACCTGACACCGCCAATGCCCTTCCACCCGGAGATGTACGGCGGCGAGGACCCCACCGAGTTCTGCCTGCGCGAACTGCGGGAGACGATCGAGGATATCGGCGCGGAGAACATCGCCGTCATGATCGGCGAGCCGATCCTCGGCGTGGCCGGTGTGGTGGAGCCGCCGGGCGACTACTGGCCGCGAGTGCGCGAACTCCTCGCGTCGCACGGCATCCTCCTCATCCTCGACGAGGTCATCACGGCGTACGGCAGGACCGGGCACTGGTTCGCCGCCGAACGGCTGGGCGTGACCCCCGACTTCATCGTCACCGCCAAGGGGCTGACCTCGGGCTACTTCCCGATGGGCGCGCTGCTGGTGGCCGGCCAGGTGGTGGACGTCGTCACCCGCGACGAGGGGTTCGTCGGCGGCTACACGTACAGCGGCCACGCCACCGGCTGCGCGGTGGCCCTGGAGAACCTGGCGATCCTGGAGCGGGAGAACCTCCTCGCCGCCGCCACCCGGGTCGGCGACCGGCTCGGTGAGCGGCTGCGCCGCCTGGAGGAGCTGCCCGTCGTCGGCCAGGTCCGGCAGACCGGCCTGATGATCGGCGTCGAGCTGGCCCAGGACCCGGCCACCGGGGAGCCGCTGCCCGCCGACCGGGTACCGCCCCTGGTCCGGGAGCGCGCCGGGGTCATCGTCCGCAACAACCCGAACACGGTCCTGATCAGCCCGCCGCTGGTGATGAGCGACGACGAGGCGGACCGGGTGGCCGACGCGGTGACCGAGGTCCTCACCGAGTTCGCGACGAGGAGGAGGAGCGGACCGTCCGCCGCTCCCGCCCGCGAGCTGCCGGTGCTGGACCAGCCCTGGGACCGGCCGCCGTCGATGCCGGACCTGCTCGCCGCCGCCATGGAATGGCACTTCGACCCGAGGACCGGCTCCCGCTTCTGGCTGGAGCGCGCCAAGCGCCTCGACTTCGACCCGCGCGTGGACGTCCGCACCGAAGCCGACCTGGCGCTGTTCCCGAACGTCGTGGACGAGCTGCGGGACGCCCGTGTGGAGGACCTCGTCCCCCGGGGCTACGGGGACGGGCCGATCCCGCTGGAGGTGTACGAGAGCGGCGGGACGACCGGGGCGCCCAAGCGCATCGCCTGGCTCCCCGACCTCCACGACCAGCTGATCACCTGGCACTGCGGGGTGCTGGACGACCGCGGTGTCCCCCGGGGGGCCAACTGGCTGACGATCGGCCCGAGCGGTCCGCACATGTTCGGCCCCATGGGCCGGTCGCTGGCGCACCGCCGCGGTGGCCTGCCGTTCACCGTGGACCTCGATCCTCGGTGGGTCAAGAAGTGCGTCGCCGAAGGCAGGCCGGAGGAGGCGAAGAGATATCTCGCGCATGTACTCGACCAGGTCGAAACGATTCTGCGGACGCAGGACATCGGTGTCGTCTTCACCACGCCGCCGCTCCTGGAGGCGCTGGGCGGCGACGAGGAGCTGGCCGCGCTGGTCAACCGGAAGGTCCACACCCTGATCTGGGGCGGCGCCTCGATGGACGTGGACACCCGGAGCCTGCTGCGCGAGGAGGTGTTCCCGGCGGCTCGGCTGCTCGGCTTCTACGGGAGCACCATGGTCGGCGCCGGAATGTACGAGCGGGCGGGGCTCGCCGCCGACGAGCCGTCCACCTTCGACCCGCCGTACCCCTTCGTGAGCATGCGGGTCGTCGACCCGGGCACCGGCGGGACGGTGCCCTACGGCGAACGCGGCCAGGTGGTCATGAGCCACGTCAGCCGCAGCATGCTGCTGCCCAACAACCTGGAACGGGACACGGCGATCCGGATACGCCCGGCCGAGGGCTTCGGCGGCGACGCCGTCGCCGGCATCAAGCCGGTCAGCGCCTTCGGCGGCACGACCGTCGTCGAGGGGGTGTACTGA
- a CDS encoding aldehyde dehydrogenase family protein: protein MSGSAELLHLDALGPTGPYRTHETDLVHDVTGRPVARLSMVPRLYARRAVAALRRAETPPLGERLAALAEAGRLFATATLGGMTVDRYEHTVARVSGLPLPTVREATGTLAAGLSGAYGFAAQARPRGSRDASGGAATAAWVRRGDVFAVLTAGNHPGVHAQWAEALALGYRVAVRPSRREPVSAHRVVHALHEAGFGRDHVVLLPSGHDVADELVEGADLAMVYGGEAVVAKYRASTTVLPHGPGRAKILITAETDAARHLDTIVQSVTRQGGAECANTTAVFVEGDPAPVAEAVAARLAALPSLPPESDRAVLPVRELDAARSLEKFLHAEAAGARAWLGGDTVVADLGDGSAVLRPAVFQLDRSDAPQARLEMPFPCVWFAPWSRADGLAPLRDTLVLTALTSDRELVGRLLQDPGIRNLHVGDHPTDVLLPGLPHDGYLGEFLMRSKTFTDGTPTGV, encoded by the coding sequence ATGTCCGGCTCCGCGGAACTGCTCCACCTCGACGCCCTCGGCCCCACCGGGCCCTACCGGACGCACGAGACGGATCTCGTCCACGACGTCACGGGCAGGCCGGTCGCGCGGCTCAGCATGGTGCCGCGCCTGTACGCGCGGCGCGCCGTGGCGGCGCTGCGCCGGGCGGAGACGCCGCCGCTGGGCGAGCGGCTGGCGGCGCTGGCCGAGGCGGGGCGGCTGTTCGCCACCGCCACCCTCGGCGGGATGACCGTCGACCGGTACGAACACACCGTCGCGCGGGTGAGCGGCCTTCCCCTCCCGACGGTACGGGAGGCCACCGGCACCCTCGCGGCGGGCCTGTCCGGCGCGTACGGCTTCGCCGCCCAGGCCAGGCCGCGCGGCAGCCGCGACGCGTCGGGCGGCGCCGCGACGGCCGCGTGGGTACGGCGCGGTGACGTGTTCGCCGTACTCACCGCGGGCAACCACCCCGGCGTCCACGCACAGTGGGCGGAGGCGCTGGCGCTCGGCTACCGGGTCGCGGTACGGCCCTCGCGACGCGAACCGGTGAGCGCGCACCGGGTGGTCCACGCCCTGCACGAGGCCGGGTTCGGCCGGGACCACGTCGTACTCCTGCCGAGCGGCCACGACGTGGCCGACGAGCTGGTGGAGGGCGCCGACCTGGCGATGGTCTACGGCGGCGAGGCGGTGGTGGCCAAGTACCGGGCGAGTACGACCGTGCTGCCGCACGGGCCGGGACGGGCGAAGATCCTGATCACCGCGGAGACCGACGCCGCGCGGCACCTCGACACGATCGTCCAGTCGGTGACCCGGCAGGGCGGTGCCGAGTGCGCGAACACCACGGCCGTCTTCGTCGAGGGGGACCCGGCTCCGGTCGCCGAGGCCGTCGCCGCCCGGCTGGCCGCCCTGCCCTCCCTGCCGCCGGAGAGCGACCGGGCGGTGCTGCCGGTGCGGGAGCTGGACGCGGCGCGGAGCCTGGAGAAGTTCCTCCACGCCGAGGCGGCCGGGGCGAGGGCGTGGCTCGGCGGCGACACGGTCGTCGCCGACCTCGGCGACGGCTCCGCGGTGCTGCGTCCGGCGGTGTTCCAGCTGGACCGCTCGGACGCGCCGCAGGCGCGCCTGGAGATGCCGTTCCCCTGTGTGTGGTTCGCGCCGTGGAGCCGCGCCGACGGCCTGGCCCCGCTGCGGGACACGCTGGTGCTGACCGCTCTCACGTCCGACCGGGAACTCGTGGGGCGCCTGCTCCAGGACCCGGGCATCCGGAACCTCCACGTGGGGGACCACCCGACCGATGTCCTGCTCCCCGGACTCCCGCACGACGGCTACCTCGGCGAGTTCCTCATGCGCAGCAAGACCTTCACGGACGGGACGCCGACGGGGGTGTAG
- a CDS encoding lysozyme gives MPVHRSGTTRTAMVTALLAVLALLVTLPGAANAADKPDKPPRGSARMGVGVAAHDGVGGIPPADPYAAQTEGVDVSSHQGNVNWSALWTSGVKWAYVKATEGTYYKNPYFPQQYNGSYNIGMIRGAYHFATPDTTSGAAQADYFVDNGGGWSRDGKTLPGALDIEWNPYGPACYGKTQAGMVSWIRDFLARYKYRTGRDAVIYTATSWWKQCTGNYGGFGSTNPLWVARYNTTVGELPAGWPYYTMWQYTSTGPIVGDHNRFNGAYDRVQALANG, from the coding sequence ATGCCCGTGCACAGATCCGGAACGACCCGAACCGCCATGGTCACGGCCCTGCTCGCCGTCCTGGCCCTCCTCGTCACCCTCCCCGGAGCGGCGAACGCCGCCGACAAGCCCGACAAGCCGCCGCGCGGCTCCGCCCGCATGGGCGTGGGCGTCGCCGCCCACGACGGCGTCGGCGGCATCCCGCCGGCCGACCCCTACGCCGCCCAGACGGAGGGCGTGGACGTCTCCAGCCACCAGGGCAACGTCAACTGGTCGGCCCTGTGGACGAGCGGCGTGAAGTGGGCGTACGTGAAGGCCACCGAGGGGACGTACTACAAGAACCCGTACTTCCCGCAGCAGTACAACGGCTCGTACAACATCGGCATGATCCGGGGCGCCTACCACTTCGCGACGCCCGACACGACGAGCGGCGCCGCCCAGGCCGACTACTTCGTCGACAACGGCGGCGGCTGGTCCCGCGACGGCAAGACCCTGCCGGGCGCGCTCGACATCGAGTGGAACCCGTACGGCCCCGCCTGCTACGGCAAGACGCAGGCCGGGATGGTCAGCTGGATCCGCGACTTCCTGGCCCGCTACAAGTACCGCACGGGCCGCGACGCGGTGATCTACACGGCGACGAGCTGGTGGAAGCAGTGCACCGGCAACTACGGCGGCTTCGGCTCGACCAACCCGCTGTGGGTCGCCCGGTACAACACCACCGTCGGTGAACTCCCCGCCGGGTGGCCGTACTACACGATGTGGCAGTACACCTCGACCGGCCCGATCGTCGGCGACCACAACCGCTTCAACGGCGCGTACGACCGCGTCCAGGCGCTCGCCAACGGCTGA
- a CDS encoding cupin domain-containing protein gives MAGIVCRNFDNADETRPFEGGKGRLELLNTEGGPVGRAVFEPGWRWSEHVKPLAGTDSCQAAHTGYVVSGRVKIVMDDGETGEAGPGDFIMIEPGHDAWVVGDEPCVTLDWTGFGDYARPGA, from the coding sequence ATGGCAGGAATCGTCTGCAGAAACTTCGACAACGCCGACGAGACCCGCCCCTTCGAGGGCGGCAAGGGGCGGCTGGAACTGCTGAACACCGAAGGGGGCCCCGTCGGGCGGGCCGTCTTCGAGCCCGGCTGGCGCTGGTCCGAGCACGTCAAGCCGCTCGCGGGGACCGACAGCTGCCAGGCCGCGCACACCGGGTACGTGGTCAGCGGCCGGGTGAAGATCGTCATGGACGACGGCGAGACCGGCGAGGCGGGCCCCGGTGACTTCATCATGATCGAGCCGGGCCACGACGCGTGGGTGGTGGGCGACGAACCCTGCGTCACCCTCGACTGGACCGGCTTCGGCGACTACGCCCGCCCGGGCGCCTGA